Proteins found in one Arachis stenosperma cultivar V10309 chromosome 8, arast.V10309.gnm1.PFL2, whole genome shotgun sequence genomic segment:
- the LOC130944919 gene encoding putative phospholipid-transporting ATPase 9: protein MRGRRRMRKIRLSKIYSFALCGKGTLEGEHSQIGGQGFSRVVFCNEEGVMQNYSDNSVRSTKYTAVSFLPKSLFEQFRRVANFYFLVIGVLAMTKLAPYTAVSAIVPLCVIVGATMIKEGIEDWRRKTQDIEVNNRKVKVHKGDGVFEYTEWKNLRVGNIVKVEKDNFFPADLLLLSSSYEDAVCYVETMNLDGETNLKLKQGLDVTSSLQDDSNFRDFKAVVKCEDPNANLYSFIGSLEFEEQKYPLSPQQLLLRDSKLRNTDYVFGAIIFTGHDTKVIQNSTDPPSKRSKIERKMDRIIYFLFCLLFLIAFVGSILFGIATKDDLDNGVMKRWYLRPDDSTIFFDPKRVASAAIFHFLTALMLYGFFIPISLYFSIELVKVLQSIFINQDVHMYYEEADKPAHARTSNLNEELGQVDTILSDKTGTLTCNSMEFIKCSIAGVAYGRGVTEVEQAMDRKIGSPLTHEQVYGTESESDENRKSSDRKTRIKGFNFTDERIMNGNWVNEPHADVIQKFFRVLAICHTAIPEVDEDTGNVSYEAESPDEAAFVISAKEIGFEFFKRTQTSLSVNEWDPVSGDKVERMYQLLNVLEFNSSRKRMSVIVKDEEGRISLLCKGADSVMFERLALNGREFEDKTLEHVQQYADAGLRTLILAYRELDENEYKEFNNAFYEAKNSVTADQETLIEEVSNKIERNLILLGATAVEDKLQNGVPDCIEKLARAGIKIWVLTGDKMETAINIGFSCSLLRQGMRQIIIHLDAPEIQALEKGGDKMAISKASRESVHRQISEAALQLTASRGASQQAFALIIDGKSLAYALDDNMNNMFLELAIRCASVICCRSSPKQKALVTKLVKSGTRKTTLAIGDGANDVGMLQEADIGIGISGFEGMQAVMSSDIAIAQFWYLERLLLVHGHWCYRRISSMICYFFYKNITFGFTLFLYEVYASFSGEPAYNDWFLSLYSILFSSLPVIALGVFDQDVSARYCLKFPKLYQQGVQNVLFRWRRILSWMLNGFISATMVFFFCIKAMEVQAFDEKGRTAGRDILGATMYTCVVWIVNLQMALTIRYFTLIQHIFIWGSIALWYLFLLVYGAMPSKISGNAYKVFIETLAPSPSYWFVTFFVVFSTLIPYFSYSAIQMKFFPMYHERVQWIRYEGKKKNNDPENHVLRQKSLQLTTMGSNAGFAANVNHSIDIDTDVDRTTNRR from the exons ATGAGGGGTCGTAGGAGGATGAGGAAGATCCGTTTGAGCAAGATCTATTCATTTGCATTGTGTGGTAAAGGAACCTTAGAGGGAGAACATTCACAGATTGGGGGGCAGGGTTTTTCCAGGGTGGTGTTCTGCAATGAGGAAGGGGTTATGCAAAATTATTCAGATAATTCTGTGAGGTCCACAAAATATACTGCTGTCAGTTTCTTGCCAAAGTCACTGTTTGAGCAGTTTAGGAGGGTTGCTAATTTCTATTTCTTGGTCATTGGTGTCTTGGCAATGACAAAGCTTGCTCCTTACACTGCTGTCAGCGCAATCGTTCCTCTCTGTGTCATCGTTGGGGCGACCATGATCAAAGAGGGTATTGAAGATTGGCGTCGCAAGACACAG GATATTGAGGTGAACAATAGAAAAGTCAAAGTGCATAAAGGTGATGGTGTTTTTGAATATACCGAATGGAAGAATCTGAGGGTGGGGAATATAGTTAAGGTAGAGAAGGATAATTTTTTCCCTGCAGACCTCCTATTGCTTTCATCTAGTTATGAGGATGCAGTGTGTTATGTTGAGACCATGAACTTAGATGGAGAGACAAATTTGAAGTTAAAACAAGGATTGGACGTAACTTCTTCCTTACAGGACGACTCCAACTTCCGTGATTTTAAGGCTGTAGTTAAATGTGAAGACCCAAATGCAAATTTGTACTCATTTATTGGGAGCCTGGAGTTTGAAGAGCAAAAATATCCCCTTTCTCCTCAGCAACTTCTTTTGAGAGACTCCAAACTTCGTAATACAGACTATGTATTTGGAGCCATCATCTTCACTGGTCATGACACCAAGGTCATTCAAAACTCTACTGACCCCCCTTCGAAAAGAAGCAAAATTGAGAGAAAGATGGAcagaattatttatttcttgttttgtctTTTGTTTCTAATTGCATTTGTTGGATCTATTCTCTTTGGCATTGCAACTAAGGATGACTTGGACAACGGGGTGATGAAAAGATGGTATCTGAGGCCCGATGATTCCACGATATTCTTTGATCCAAAAAGAGTTGCTTCAGCTGCCATATTTCATTTTTTGACTGCTTTAATGTTATACGGCTTCTTCATTCCTATCTCCTTGTATTTTTCTATCGAATTGGTGAAAGTCCTTCAAAGCATCTTCATCAATCAAGATGTCCATATGTACTATGAAGAAGCAGACAAGCCAGCCCATGCCCGCACTTCAAACTTGAATGAGGAACTAGGCCAAGTTGATACTATACTTTCTGATAAAACTGGAACTCTGACCTGCAACTCAATGGAGTTCATCAAATGTTCCATTGCTGGAGTAGCTTATGGCCGAGGTGTTACAGAGGTTGAGCAGGCCATGGATAGAAAAATTGGTTCTCCTTTGACTCATGAGCAGGTTTATGGGACAGAATCAGAATCAGATGAAAACAGGAAGTCTTCTGATAGAAAAACACGCATCAAAGGTTTTAACTTTACGGATGAAAGGATAATGAATGGGAACTGGGTTAATGAGCCTCATGCAGATGTTATACAGAAATTTTTTCGCGTATTGGCAATCTGTCACACCGCCATACCGGAAGTGGATGAAGATACAGGAAATGTCTCATATGAGGCTGAATCTCCAGATGAAGCTGCATTTGTGATTTCTGCTaaagaaattggttttgaattctTTAAAAGGACTCAGACTAGTTTATCAGTTAATGAATGGGATCCAGTTTCTGGAGACAAAGTGGAAAG AATGTACCAGCTTCTTAATGTATTAGAATTCAATAGCTCAAGGAAGCGAATGTCGGTAATAGTAAAAGATGAAGAAGGGAGAATTTCGCTACTCTGTAAAGGTGCTGACAG TGTCATGTTTGAAAGGCTTGCCTTGAATGGGAGAGAGTTTGAAGATAAAACCTTGGAGCATGTGCAGCAATATGCTGATGCAGGTCTAAGGACCCTGATACTGGCCTATCGTGAACTTGATGAGAATGAATACAAGGAGTTCAATAATGCATTTTACGAAGCGAAAAATTCAGTTACTGCAGATCAGGAGACGCTAATTGAGGAAGTATCAAATAAAATTGAGAGGAATCTAATCCTTCTAGGTGCCACTGCTGTAGAGGACAAGCTACAAAATGGG GTTCCTGATTGCATTGAAAAGCTTGCTCGTGCTGGAATTAAGATTTGGGTTTTAACTGGGGACAAAATGGAGACTGCCATTAATATTGG TTTTTCTTGTAGTTTGCTTAGACAAGGGATGAGACAGATTATAATTCATTTGGATGCTCCAGAAATTCAAGCATTGGAGAAGGGTGGTGACAAGATGGCTATTTCCAAG GCATCAAGGGAAAGTGTCCACCGTCAGATATCAGAAGCTGCTCTCCAGCTTACTGCATCCAGAGGAGCCTCTCAGCAGGCATTTGCTCTGATTATTGATGGAAAGTCACTTGCATATGCTCTGGACGATAATATGAATAACATGTTTCTGGAGCTCGCAATTCGTTGTGCATCAGTTATCTGCTGTCGCTCGTCACCCAAGCAAAAGGCACTG GTTACTAAATTAGTCAAATCTGGAACCCGTAAAACAACTTTAGCTATTGGTGACGGAGCTAATGATGTGGGAATGCTTCAAGAAGCAGATATAGGGATTGGAATCAGTGGTTTCGAAGGGATGCAG GCTGTGATGTCCAGTGATATTGCAATCGCACAGTTCTGGTATTTGGAAAGATTGCTTCTTGTACATGGTCATTGGTGTTACCGGAGGATATCATCAATG ATTTGTTACTTTTTCTACAAGAACATCACATTTGGCTTCACTTTATTCTTGTACGAGGTGTATGCATCCTTCTCTGGAGAGCCTGCATACAATGATTGGTTTTTGTCTCTCTACAGTATCCTCTTTTCGTCGCTTCCCGTGATTGCCCTTGGGGTCTTTGATCAGGATGTATCCGCGAGGTACTGTCTAAAG TTTCCTAAATTATACCAACAAGGAGTGCAAAATGTCCTCTTCCGCTGGCGCCGGATCCTCAGCTGGATGCTCAATGGATTCATTAGTGCgacaatggttttcttcttttGCATAAAAGCAATGGAGGTTCAGGCCTTCGATGAAAAGGGAAGAACCGCAGGGCGTGATATATTGGGAGCAACCATGTACACTTGTGTAGTTTGGATTGTGAACCTGCAGATGGCACTTACTATAAGATACTTCACATTGATTCAACACATTTTCATCTGGGGTTCCATTGCTCTGTGGTATCTATTCCTCCTTGTGTACGGAGCAATGCCTTCCAAGATTTCAGGAAATGCATACAAAGTCTTCATTGAGACGCTGGCTCCTTCACCTTCCTATTGGTTTGTGACATTCTTTGTGGTGTTCTCAACACTTATACCATACTTTTCATACTCAGCAATTCAGATGAAGTTCTTTCCCATGTACCATGAAAGGGTACAGTGGATAAGGTAtgaaggaaagaagaaaaacaatgaTCCTGAAAACCATGTGTTGCGGCAGAAGTCATTGCAGCTAACAACTATGGGTTCAAATGCAGGTTTTGCAGCTAATGTTAATCATAGTATAGATATAGATACAGATGTAGATAGAACAACCAACAGAAGATGa